A part of Paenibacillus donghaensis genomic DNA contains:
- a CDS encoding extracellular solute-binding protein — translation MLNKKKLYSTLMAGAMFTGVLAGCGDGNNNNAANEGKAAEDSGSMYSAKFENGKYVEPVTITTVFPISSNMKFKNGENIDNNVHTKWAKGTLGINIKYLWTVSEQNNAYQTKLRLMLSSGQEMPDIISFRGDPTLISDLIESGQFTDAGELFDKYASDTYKAAMAEDPSVWDPYMRDGKRMGIPILESAYNNDPVMYIREDWLKKLNLKAPTTVDELETVMDAFVNQDPDGNGKKDTIALSVGFKNNLNTWMSDAGWIFGMYGTMPNQWNKTEEGKLVYGSIQPEMKSALAKMQDWMTKGYMSQESGLYDEAKATEAFTAGKSGIIVGPYWMTGWPIPDLKGNVPDSEYKAYPLPAGPDGTVGRHGTQISSGAVLINKDMKNKDAFFVYQNYLFDNWANPDGEGPFSDGFAEGYDYAFGPNGEKYGEQESDKIEGGWVDAIRYTLTFDGAIIPSLRINGLAKLANGEAPSTPFEETLTTAIPEQMQAAKIVIDQKDAIMMNMFTGSPTKTQLAKGDMLSKLEKEVLNKIIYNKMPIDEFDSFVAKYRSSGGDDIEKEVNEWYDSVKK, via the coding sequence ATGTTGAACAAAAAGAAGCTGTACAGTACGCTTATGGCCGGAGCCATGTTTACAGGGGTGCTGGCAGGCTGTGGGGACGGAAATAATAATAATGCTGCGAATGAAGGGAAGGCAGCGGAGGATTCAGGCTCAATGTATTCAGCCAAGTTCGAGAACGGTAAATATGTTGAACCGGTAACCATCACAACGGTATTTCCGATCAGCAGCAATATGAAGTTCAAGAACGGCGAGAACATTGATAACAACGTGCATACCAAATGGGCCAAGGGTACGCTGGGCATTAATATTAAATACTTATGGACTGTAAGTGAGCAGAACAACGCTTACCAGACCAAACTGCGTCTGATGTTGTCCTCCGGACAGGAAATGCCTGATATCATCTCCTTCAGAGGAGATCCAACCCTGATCAGCGACCTGATTGAGAGCGGTCAGTTCACCGATGCCGGTGAGCTGTTCGACAAATACGCATCCGATACCTATAAGGCGGCTATGGCAGAAGATCCATCGGTCTGGGACCCGTACATGCGTGACGGCAAACGAATGGGGATTCCGATTCTGGAAAGCGCCTACAATAATGACCCGGTGATGTATATCCGTGAGGACTGGCTGAAGAAGCTGAATCTGAAGGCGCCTACCACAGTGGATGAGCTGGAGACGGTGATGGATGCTTTTGTGAATCAGGACCCGGACGGCAATGGTAAGAAGGATACCATTGCCCTGTCGGTGGGCTTCAAGAACAATCTGAATACCTGGATGTCCGATGCAGGCTGGATCTTCGGCATGTACGGTACGATGCCTAACCAATGGAACAAGACAGAAGAAGGCAAGTTGGTCTACGGCTCCATTCAACCGGAGATGAAGTCCGCTCTGGCTAAGATGCAGGATTGGATGACCAAGGGGTATATGTCCCAAGAATCCGGTCTGTATGATGAAGCTAAGGCAACTGAAGCATTTACGGCAGGCAAGTCAGGAATTATTGTGGGTCCTTACTGGATGACAGGCTGGCCGATTCCCGATTTGAAAGGCAATGTTCCGGATTCCGAATACAAGGCTTACCCGCTTCCCGCAGGACCTGACGGCACGGTTGGCCGGCATGGTACGCAGATTAGCTCGGGGGCTGTGCTGATCAACAAGGACATGAAGAATAAGGATGCCTTCTTCGTGTATCAGAATTATCTGTTCGACAACTGGGCTAATCCGGATGGAGAAGGACCGTTCTCCGACGGCTTCGCAGAAGGCTACGATTACGCGTTCGGCCCGAACGGAGAGAAATACGGCGAGCAGGAGAGCGACAAAATCGAGGGAGGCTGGGTGGATGCAATCCGCTACACGCTGACCTTTGACGGTGCAATTATCCCATCGCTGCGGATCAATGGCTTGGCGAAGCTCGCTAACGGCGAAGCCCCTTCGACGCCTTTTGAAGAGACGCTGACTACAGCGATTCCTGAGCAGATGCAAGCAGCCAAGATTGTAATCGACCAGAAGGATGCCATTATGATGAATATGTTCACCGGCAGTCCGACCAAGACACAGCTGGCCAAGGGAGACATGCTCAGCAAGCTGGAGAAAGAAGTGTTGAACAAGATCATCTATAATAAAATGCCGATTGATGAATTCGATTCGTTCGTTGCCAAATATAGATCCTCCGGTGGAGATGACATCGAGAAGGAAGTTAATGAGTGGTACGATTCGGTCAAAAAATAA
- a CDS encoding ABC transporter permease subunit — MKKAGSLIGFEVKRMLLSKTTATYTGIYFISFNISAIFFRMMGSDGSVLTIGNAQSFPIQHLQASFLFTGIFVAIYVGQIITQERTQGTIKLPLTRSISRLEYFMSRVVSIFFFSVFITLLMIVLSYMVGMLFFGWGDNMVFFSLTSGGLQGILITLLSGLAFAFSYFAFGMIAMVISMFTSRISVNATIMGILLMVGQYFEVLPSVKQFAVFHQMLFFHIDIFEKPFDYNVISFLVLVVYCVICSIIGYRIFRKKDLYV, encoded by the coding sequence ATGAAAAAGGCAGGCTCTCTTATTGGCTTTGAAGTAAAGCGGATGTTGCTTTCCAAAACCACCGCAACTTATACGGGTATTTACTTTATCAGTTTCAACATATCGGCAATCTTTTTTAGAATGATGGGAAGTGACGGTTCTGTACTAACGATAGGAAATGCACAATCATTCCCGATTCAGCATTTACAGGCGAGCTTCTTGTTTACCGGGATATTTGTAGCAATCTATGTCGGTCAAATTATAACGCAGGAACGTACTCAAGGAACCATCAAACTGCCTTTAACACGGTCTATTTCCAGACTTGAGTATTTTATGAGCAGAGTCGTATCTATATTTTTCTTTTCCGTGTTTATTACCCTTCTTATGATTGTGCTAAGTTATATGGTGGGTATGCTGTTCTTTGGCTGGGGTGACAACATGGTATTCTTTTCTCTGACCTCCGGCGGCTTGCAGGGTATACTAATTACTTTACTAAGCGGGCTTGCTTTCGCATTTTCATATTTTGCATTTGGTATGATTGCCATGGTAATTTCCATGTTTACAAGTCGGATATCAGTGAATGCCACGATTATGGGTATTCTCCTTATGGTTGGACAATATTTTGAAGTGCTGCCCTCCGTAAAGCAATTTGCCGTTTTTCATCAAATGTTGTTTTTTCATATTGATATTTTTGAAAAACCTTTTGACTATAACGTGATTAGCTTTTTAGTTTTGGTTGTGTATTGTGTGATTTGCAGCATTATTGGATACCGGATATTCAGAAAAAAAGACTTATACGTCTGA
- a CDS encoding response regulator encodes MLQLLLVDDEEYVVDDLEISFPWSSYGIEKVHKAYSGTEALQIVNDHPIDILISDIAMPGMSGLELIRRIREQNRVMKCILLTGYAEFSYAQEAIKQEVSDYLIKPLDRSKLGQCLEIMIQAMKQQLEQTISHENALRTFLEHLPLLKDKLLNELIQGKAYAPALLAGMLDKYALPFKQQDEIFFVLIRLEAHFTRYGRDSLLLFEYAVTNIACELFGDSFASWYCRDSYDYLVFALKPSQPPEAADAQTGTEQILAKLTHLSLQLHHNVNEYLKGGISVILTGSSYFSQGIPLLYQQAVTALRKQIGQEQGYFLALPKQPEAAAVQSLSILYEPPTFLHLLETGQWEGYKERLMRTQQSLESLPEITEEHLDELTSLLLSSFHYIAHKNNSLLSELVGRELIHRPAFRSLSQIIEWAVLLADTLRSKLDRESNCQKQELIQEIQSFVSGDLAAASLQSVAEHVSLHPVYVSKLFKQHSGHSLSEYILRVKMEQAAYMLQHSQDKIYEISEKLGYSNSQYFIRVFKEQNRMTPQEYRVLHHGG; translated from the coding sequence ATGCTGCAGCTATTATTGGTAGATGATGAAGAATATGTGGTGGACGATCTGGAGATTTCTTTTCCCTGGAGCAGCTACGGCATCGAGAAGGTTCATAAGGCATATTCAGGTACAGAGGCACTGCAGATTGTGAACGATCACCCCATCGACATCTTGATTTCAGATATTGCTATGCCCGGCATGAGCGGACTGGAGCTGATCCGCCGCATCCGGGAGCAGAACCGGGTCATGAAGTGTATTCTGCTAACCGGCTACGCCGAGTTCAGCTACGCCCAGGAAGCGATCAAGCAGGAGGTCAGCGACTATCTGATCAAGCCGCTGGACCGCAGCAAGCTGGGCCAATGTCTGGAGATCATGATCCAGGCCATGAAGCAGCAGCTGGAGCAGACCATCTCCCATGAGAATGCCCTGCGGACCTTCCTTGAGCATCTCCCGCTGCTCAAGGACAAGCTGCTGAATGAATTGATACAGGGCAAGGCCTACGCCCCTGCCCTGCTGGCAGGCATGCTGGATAAATACGCTCTGCCGTTCAAGCAGCAGGATGAAATCTTCTTCGTGCTGATCCGGCTGGAAGCGCATTTCACCCGCTATGGACGGGATAGTCTGCTGCTGTTCGAATATGCGGTCACGAACATTGCCTGCGAGCTGTTCGGTGACAGCTTCGCGTCCTGGTATTGCCGCGATTCCTATGATTATCTGGTATTTGCGCTGAAGCCTTCACAGCCTCCAGAGGCTGCCGATGCGCAGACCGGAACGGAGCAGATCCTGGCGAAGCTGACCCATCTCTCCCTTCAGCTGCATCATAATGTGAATGAATATCTGAAAGGAGGTATCTCTGTCATCCTGACTGGCAGCAGCTATTTCAGCCAGGGCATCCCCCTGCTCTATCAGCAGGCCGTGACTGCACTGCGGAAGCAAATCGGCCAGGAACAGGGATACTTCCTCGCACTTCCCAAGCAGCCCGAAGCTGCCGCCGTCCAGTCCTTAAGCATACTCTACGAGCCGCCGACCTTTCTCCACCTGCTGGAGACCGGACAATGGGAGGGCTACAAGGAACGGCTAATGCGGACCCAGCAGTCCTTGGAATCCTTACCGGAGATTACCGAGGAGCATCTGGACGAGCTGACAAGCCTGCTGCTCTCCAGCTTCCACTACATCGCTCATAAGAATAACAGCCTGCTGTCCGAGCTGGTCGGCAGAGAGCTGATCCACAGGCCTGCTTTTCGCTCACTGTCGCAGATTATCGAGTGGGCGGTCCTGCTGGCCGATACGCTGCGCAGCAAGCTGGATCGAGAGAGCAACTGTCAGAAGCAGGAGCTTATTCAGGAGATCCAATCCTTTGTGTCCGGGGACCTGGCAGCCGCTTCGCTTCAGTCTGTAGCCGAGCACGTTTCGCTCCATCCCGTATACGTCTCCAAGCTGTTCAAGCAGCACTCGGGCCATAGCCTGAGTGAATATATTCTCCGTGTCAAAATGGAGCAGGCCGCCTATATGCTGCAGCATTCCCAGGACAAAATCTACGAGATATCAGAGAAGCTGGGGTACTCCAACTCCCAATATTTCATCAGGGTGTTCAAGGAACAGAACCGGATGACTCCGCAGGAATACCGTGTCCTCCACCACGGGGGCTGA
- a CDS encoding response regulator transcription factor — protein sequence MSRKNILIIEDERDLANMIKNYLIKEQYNAEICCNGSDALAVVERYQPHMVILDLMLPGKDGLEILRQVRLKSAIPVIIISAKETELDRILGLKIGADDYMTKPFSIKELVARVDALFRRISAYQFSTEANQRIQFNNMLIDLTSRMVTIEGEPVNLTAKEFDLLAFLLKHPKQVLSKEQMYDNVWGLNEYGDINTVAIHIQKIREKLGQAHGITTMRGIGYRFDGELK from the coding sequence ATGAGTAGAAAAAACATACTAATCATTGAAGATGAACGCGACTTAGCGAATATGATTAAAAATTATCTTATTAAGGAGCAATATAATGCGGAGATTTGCTGTAATGGAAGCGATGCTTTAGCGGTAGTCGAAAGGTATCAGCCCCATATGGTGATTTTAGATTTAATGCTCCCCGGCAAGGACGGACTGGAAATCCTCCGCCAAGTACGTTTGAAGTCTGCGATACCTGTTATTATCATTAGCGCAAAAGAAACTGAATTGGATCGTATTCTCGGCCTGAAAATTGGAGCAGACGATTACATGACAAAGCCCTTTTCAATTAAAGAGTTGGTAGCGCGTGTGGATGCCCTTTTTAGAAGGATAAGCGCCTATCAATTTAGTACGGAGGCTAACCAAAGGATTCAATTCAACAATATGCTGATTGACCTTACATCCAGAATGGTGACCATTGAGGGAGAACCAGTGAACCTTACAGCAAAAGAGTTTGATTTGTTGGCATTCTTATTAAAGCACCCAAAGCAGGTTCTCAGCAAAGAGCAAATGTATGATAATGTGTGGGGATTGAATGAGTATGGGGACATCAATACAGTCGCTATCCATATCCAAAAAATCAGAGAAAAATTAGGACAAGCACATGGTATAACCACTATGCGGGGAATTGGATACCGATTTGATGGAGAATTAAAATGA
- a CDS encoding sensor histidine kinase — MSQRLSIFQKLMLGLVLMFLMIVAVFWLVYRLNVNDIQKELKNNKIAEVKFMTSQLTSHFEQVLMNTTTLSEDQSVRSYPYILVNGDQYSKYEAKLNIINKLALTSASTSWNVLITLYYTDQLETVSSDSSLSFSRFSLPVQPRDKWIIHSEDNQPKYYSILSKSYLGPIYLETRVPLDSLRRLLQQYTSGTPLLYDAMNDVVIQNSSDPLSAEATQRIIPLLQGDQGFLTVDENGTQYLLNYMKSDMLDLYFVDYHPMLQFIEPLSRNNTIFVCSIVLLLLLSLIYTLVLRRQVQKPVITLRQAIGRFDRGDYSSRVSDLNSSEFRMLGNSFNRMAENAQRLIEQVLVGELDIREARLRQYQAQINPHFLYNCLNFIQSKASVEDYEAVSAMTLHLGSYCRYVHNIEQPDSTVEQELVMVEHYLSIMHMRKRSITFSIAVSEAIRRYPLPKMILQPLVENCIKHGIETAVGPGKISIEGEEDEQQFRIVIRDNGAGMSEERLASVRKHIDGLTATEGLSGTGTRNVNQRLRLFFGKRSGLAIESTLSEGTAYLLTIQNEKEENPYAAAIIGR; from the coding sequence GTGAGTCAACGTCTGTCGATATTTCAGAAGCTGATGCTGGGCCTTGTGCTCATGTTCCTGATGATTGTTGCCGTATTCTGGCTGGTGTACCGCCTTAACGTAAATGATATTCAGAAGGAGCTGAAGAACAACAAGATCGCCGAGGTGAAGTTCATGACCTCGCAGCTGACCAGCCATTTCGAACAGGTACTCATGAATACGACTACATTGTCTGAGGACCAATCGGTGCGCAGCTACCCCTACATCCTTGTGAACGGCGATCAATACAGCAAATATGAGGCCAAGCTGAATATTATCAATAAGCTGGCTCTAACGAGCGCCAGTACCTCCTGGAATGTGTTAATTACGCTGTATTATACAGACCAGCTTGAGACGGTATCTTCCGATTCGAGCCTGAGCTTCAGCCGGTTCAGTCTGCCCGTGCAGCCGCGGGACAAGTGGATCATCCACTCGGAGGATAACCAGCCGAAATACTATTCCATTCTGTCCAAAAGCTATCTTGGGCCCATCTACCTGGAAACCAGGGTACCGCTCGACAGCCTGCGCAGACTGCTTCAGCAATATACCTCAGGTACACCGCTCCTGTATGACGCCATGAATGATGTGGTCATTCAGAATAGCTCTGATCCACTGTCTGCCGAGGCTACACAGCGGATCATTCCTTTGCTGCAGGGAGATCAGGGATTCCTTACCGTTGACGAGAACGGGACCCAGTATCTGCTGAATTACATGAAGTCCGATATGCTGGACCTCTATTTCGTAGACTACCACCCGATGCTGCAGTTCATAGAGCCGCTGTCGCGGAACAACACCATCTTCGTCTGCTCAATCGTGCTGTTGCTGCTGCTCTCTCTGATCTACACCCTGGTGCTGCGCAGACAGGTACAGAAGCCGGTCATCACGTTGCGGCAGGCTATCGGCCGGTTCGACCGGGGAGATTACTCCAGCCGGGTCAGCGATTTGAACAGCAGTGAATTCCGTATGCTGGGCAATTCGTTCAACCGGATGGCGGAGAATGCGCAGCGGCTGATTGAGCAGGTGCTGGTAGGCGAGCTGGATATCCGGGAAGCCCGGCTGCGGCAATATCAGGCGCAGATCAATCCGCATTTTCTGTATAACTGCCTTAATTTCATTCAGAGCAAGGCCAGCGTGGAGGACTATGAGGCCGTCAGCGCCATGACTCTGCATCTAGGCTCCTATTGCCGCTATGTTCATAATATTGAGCAGCCCGATTCGACTGTAGAGCAGGAATTGGTCATGGTGGAGCACTACCTGTCGATTATGCATATGCGCAAACGCTCCATTACCTTCAGTATCGCAGTTTCCGAGGCCATCCGCCGCTACCCGCTGCCGAAGATGATCCTGCAGCCGCTGGTGGAGAATTGTATCAAGCATGGCATTGAAACCGCTGTAGGCCCGGGCAAAATCAGCATTGAAGGCGAGGAGGACGAGCAGCAGTTCCGCATAGTTATCCGGGACAATGGAGCAGGGATGTCAGAGGAACGGCTTGCTTCCGTCCGCAAGCATATCGATGGCTTGACCGCAACGGAAGGACTGAGCGGAACAGGAACCCGCAATGTGAACCAGCGGCTGCGGCTGTTTTTTGGCAAACGCTCCGGTCTGGCCATTGAATCCACGCTGTCTGAAGGAACCGCATATCTTCTTACTATCCAGAATGAGAAAGAGGAGAACCCCTATGCTGCAGCTATTATTGGTAGATGA
- a CDS encoding ABC transporter ATP-binding protein, protein MAEGKHFPVLELKGVTKQMNQKKLVNNLSFSLQQGDIYGFLGPNGSGKTTTLRMITRLIFPTSGEIFINGYSVERDYRKALSVVGSIIENPAFYLDLTAKQNLKLSAELSDTKIGGARIDEVLEIVHLSDVKNDKIKTFSLGMKQRLGFANALLCRPAIIILDEPTNGVDPAGLREMKELIKRLSQQENITFLISSHMLREMQDLCNRVTIIQKGSLVETGLVNELLKDYGVDNLEDLFFACVQEARQ, encoded by the coding sequence ATGGCAGAAGGAAAACATTTCCCGGTTTTAGAGCTAAAAGGAGTCACAAAGCAAATGAATCAAAAAAAACTTGTGAATAATTTGAGCTTCAGTTTGCAGCAAGGCGATATTTATGGGTTTTTGGGTCCAAATGGTTCAGGGAAAACGACGACTTTGCGCATGATTACCCGCTTGATATTTCCTACATCAGGCGAAATCTTTATCAACGGATATTCTGTTGAAAGAGATTATAGAAAAGCCTTGTCCGTTGTAGGAAGCATTATAGAAAATCCGGCGTTCTATTTAGATTTGACAGCCAAACAAAACTTAAAGTTAAGTGCCGAGTTATCTGATACAAAAATTGGGGGAGCCAGGATTGACGAAGTTTTAGAAATTGTACATTTGTCAGATGTCAAAAATGACAAAATAAAAACCTTCTCCCTGGGCATGAAACAACGGTTGGGCTTCGCAAATGCTTTGCTATGCCGTCCGGCCATTATTATACTTGACGAGCCTACCAATGGGGTTGATCCAGCGGGGCTTCGTGAGATGAAGGAATTGATTAAGCGACTGTCCCAACAAGAAAATATCACTTTTCTAATTTCCAGTCATATGCTGCGTGAAATGCAAGACCTCTGCAATAGAGTAACCATAATTCAAAAAGGTTCGTTGGTTGAAACTGGATTAGTAAATGAACTTCTAAAGGATTATGGAGTTGATAATCTGGAAGATTTATTCTTTGCTTGTGTACAGGAGGCCCGGCAATGA